A genomic window from Sphingomonas taxi includes:
- the rnd gene encoding ribonuclease D translates to MHIHPLITDSASLANLCARLANADFVTVDTEFMRESTYYPELCLIQIADVNEAAAIDPMAPGLDMTPLLELLTENQDVLKVVHAGGQDIEIIYNLTGKTPHPLFDTQVAAMALGQGEQIGYSNLVDSWLGIVVDKGARFTDWARRPLDARQIEYAIGDVTHLAVIFPKMLERLRKTGRGVWLDQEMERLADPANYANDPDQAWKRVRISGRKPDVLGRLKALARWRELEAQSKDLPRGRIVKDETLGDIAGHPPRKQADLAKVRGLSATWASNDIGGRLMAAIESAAPLGADELPPRDDRKPGLGKEGALVADLLKLLLKIRSRDIDVASRLLARSEELEALAAGVRTGLPMLEGWRFDQFGRDALDLVEGRLGFAVRGGKLKMTRTEEAA, encoded by the coding sequence ATGCATATCCACCCGTTGATTACAGACAGCGCCAGCCTCGCCAATCTGTGTGCCCGCCTCGCCAATGCCGACTTCGTGACCGTCGACACCGAATTCATGCGCGAGAGCACCTATTACCCCGAATTGTGCCTGATCCAGATCGCCGACGTGAACGAGGCGGCGGCGATCGATCCGATGGCGCCGGGGCTCGACATGACGCCGCTGCTGGAATTGCTCACCGAGAATCAGGACGTGCTCAAGGTGGTCCATGCCGGCGGGCAGGACATCGAGATCATCTACAATCTTACCGGCAAGACGCCGCATCCGCTGTTCGATACGCAGGTCGCGGCGATGGCGCTGGGGCAAGGCGAGCAGATCGGCTATTCCAACCTAGTCGACAGCTGGCTCGGCATCGTCGTCGACAAGGGCGCGCGCTTCACCGACTGGGCGCGGCGGCCGCTCGATGCGCGGCAGATCGAATATGCGATCGGCGACGTGACGCATCTCGCGGTGATCTTCCCCAAGATGCTCGAACGGCTGCGCAAGACCGGGCGCGGCGTGTGGCTCGACCAGGAGATGGAGCGGCTCGCCGACCCGGCCAATTACGCCAACGATCCCGATCAGGCGTGGAAGCGCGTGCGCATCTCCGGGCGCAAGCCCGACGTGCTCGGGCGGCTCAAGGCGCTGGCGCGCTGGCGCGAGCTGGAGGCGCAGTCGAAGGACCTGCCGCGCGGGCGGATCGTCAAGGACGAGACGCTGGGCGACATCGCCGGCCATCCGCCGCGCAAACAGGCCGATCTCGCCAAGGTGCGCGGCCTGTCGGCGACCTGGGCGTCGAACGATATCGGCGGGCGGCTGATGGCGGCGATCGAATCGGCGGCACCGCTTGGCGCCGACGAGCTGCCGCCGCGCGACGACCGCAAGCCGGGGCTGGGCAAGGAGGGCGCGCTGGTCGCCGATCTGCTCAAACTGCTGCTCAAGATCCGCTCGCGCGATATCGACGTCGCGTCGCGCCTGCTGGCGCGGTCGGAAGAGCTGGAAGCGCTCGCCGCCGGGGTGCGCACCGGGTTGCCGATGCTGGAGGGCTGGCGGTTCGACCAGTTCGGGCGCGATGCGCTCGATCTGGTCGAGGGGCGGCTCGGCTTCGCAGTGCGCGGCGGCAAGCTCAAGATGACGCGAACGGAGGAAGCAGCATGA
- a CDS encoding I78 family peptidase inhibitor, with the protein MMRLAFLLPVLAAGCATMPAPEPERGPCVIDEAVKIRFAGVKFRERMRPEIEHMTHSAISRLIHPDDVTTQDFRVDRLNILLDDGGLISGLKCG; encoded by the coding sequence ATGATGCGGTTGGCCTTTCTACTGCCGGTGCTTGCGGCAGGATGTGCGACGATGCCCGCGCCCGAGCCCGAACGCGGCCCGTGCGTGATCGACGAGGCGGTCAAGATCCGCTTCGCAGGCGTCAAATTCCGCGAGCGGATGCGGCCCGAGATCGAGCATATGACGCATTCGGCGATCTCGCGGTTGATCCATCCCGACGACGTCACGACGCAGGATTTCCGCGTCGACCGGCTGAACATCCTGCTCGACGACGGCGGGCTGATCAGCGGACTGAAGTGCGGCTGA